One Hippoglossus stenolepis isolate QCI-W04-F060 chromosome 6, HSTE1.2, whole genome shotgun sequence genomic window, CAATACAGTGCACCTCGGGAAGCCTCTTCCCCTTTCCACTGGGCTGGAAGACACACATAGAATGGAATGTCATTAAGCAGGTAACAACACATATACTGCATCTACACCTATTACATATATGACATTGAACACCATAAAATCCATATGaatatgttgtgtttgtcttctaGGATGAAGTAACATACACAAAAATGAGATAATCCTCATAATTTCAACCTAAAAAGTATGTTaagaaaaaagatgtaaaaGCAGCTCTCGCTCTTTGTGAAGGAAAAAGGGTGAAATGATGAAATTCTTCATGTTCTCTGTCATTGATTCAGAAGTGGTATGGTCTGTGATTCACATCTCCACAGAGATGTTGAGTAAGCACATGGCAGGCTGCcatgtcatcacacacacacacacacacacacacacacacacacacacacacacacacacacacacacacacacacacacacacacacacacacacacacacacacacacacacacacacacacacacacacacacacacacacgaactcATCCACACTCACCAGGATTTTACGACAGTAACAAAACCAGCGGCTGCCGTCCTCTCCGGTAAGGACAAAGGAGAAGgtctcactgaaaacacaacatcaataGACATGTAATCTTATGGCACTTCAAAATAAACTCCACTATTTAAACCATTCATTTGTGCTGGTTGTTTTCGAATGGAAAACATCTGATCAGATtgtattaaaacatattaaGAAACATATGGAATTTCTTTATCTAAAATGCTTTTGATCAATGTGAAGACTGTGCATTTATTAGCATGATAacgtgtttgttgtttcaaGGCGGAGAAGCAATGTAAGACCATATCATTACCCACATTACAACAATGAACCATATtaactacaaaaaaaactgagGCCCTGTGCCCCTCAGCACTCAAAGATTTAATTAGATCAGATGAAACTTTAATGGTCCCTGTGGGGAACTTGAGTTGTTGTGGTAGCGAGGATATAAATAGAAAGGAAATGGGAATAtcagacacaacacaactaATAATTATGGAGCTACAACTtgaaaaagttaaaacacaCCAGAGGTGTGTATTATGACAACAAAAGAAGATATTGACGTAAAGGAAATAcatgaacaaatgaaaacagtgtttaGATAATTATTACAGTAGATTATGAGCTGACCTTGGCATGTGTGCACAGGGCTTCCACTCCAGTGAGTCGGGGAAGCAGAACTTAGGAATGACCTTCAGCTGATCCTCGGCCTCTTTGGAGATCCGGGAGGActtctcaaactgaaacagaggAGCTCCAGTTTAGTACAGCAGTATTTTCCAAATAACTTTCTGATTATATATAAGTGATCATTCACCTGCATTGTTTTATGAATCAATAGAAAAGATTTCAGTCAAGTACAAACTGGAATTAACGCACGTTGGATGCCTTCTGGGGAATTCCCCTTTGAGAGTTAATAGTCATGCATGTTAAGAAACCATTTAGTCAGAGCAGAGCTATGACATTTGCTTAGAAGAAGTCACTGTAAAGTCCTTTTCTAACCATTTTGGGAAACTGTTGCGTAATTTCAGGGGAGTAGGTGTTTCCTGGGGAGCCTTTTCTCAGCGACACCACCACAAAGATCtggaaaagctgctgctgttgcagctGGATGAGGTCTTTCTCCAGGGTGCGGTAGCCAGGCCGACGTTTCAGTGTAGACTGGATGTAAACTGATCTCCTGGAGCCTGCTggacaacacacagtgaacagatTGTGGTAATGCTTGTCCTACGACAGACAACATCTAATCCAGCACAGAGGAGCAATATAAAGCATTGTAAATATCAATCTACAGTATAATGTGTGGTTCCTAATCCTGGTGACATAGTATCTGAAACAACAGTCATGATTAATCTCACTGTCTCACTTTTCTGAGGAGGCTAAACAGTTGGCAATCGTTAGGATCGAGAGGCTGTTCATTCAAGGTCTGTTTTGCAGTAACATAACCACAATTACAGGACTGACTTCCAGGAAATTTGATACATTCATGGTCCCCTGAGAACACTTTGGTTCATGACTACCTGGACACGAGTCACGTAGCCAACCACAGTGCTGTGTCAGTTCAAGAGAAAAGTCTGACTGCCCTCATTATCGCTCTGTCGGCACTAAGCCCTGGCAGCAGTAATGTAGCCCTTTGCGAAATAGTTTTGTACAGGTGAGCCAACGAGGATGTTATGAACCAATCACAtaagacctagtttgatgatgtcatgaagcagtTTGGGATCATGGAAGTTgctgtcttcaccaccattgcagATAAAAACCTACCTAACGTGACTCAGGCccaaatcatgttcacggataAAGTAGTgtattaaaacattattcacATTACGCAGCAAACGGCAATGAATAATCGTAATATAACTACAAGTGAGCCAAACGAACAGTAGaatcaaagacaacaaacagGCTAACGACCTAAATGGCAAGCagagtgtttttcctttgtcattcATCGTTTGCTCCAAAGGTTAAAGCAGAGACGGGCAAAACCTCAGATAAAAAGGGTATGACGCCATTAAATGGCGACAATAGTAAAACTCCCTGTTACCTTAAATAAAACCGAGAATTCTCTGggctgaaaaactaaataaataccTAACAAATGTTTCAGGGATACTATAAATTCTACTTTAGTTTTTTGCCATGCAGCCCTCTGTTAATACTTAAGTGATAATAATTACTGCTGACAAATATGACCAGTATTTTCCTTTTGCATATAAGAAATCGTATTTAAGGGCAACCTGAAAACCAGAAAAGACACAGTGCAGTCAGCTTAACTCTATGTTGATACCTTTGCTGTTGTCCTCGGGGTCACTCTCTGTCCCGCTGGTCTCCTCTGTTAACATGAATTAGAGAAAGGAGAGATtagggagaagcagaggaatGGAAAAGACTTGAGAAGCCATAATCAGATGCAGACAGCCAGCCTTTGTTTCATAATCAGCCGCTTTGCCTCCTGCAGTCGGCCCGGAGTTTATCAGACACTGGGTATTTCCACCAAGAGGCTCAACTTAATCCCCTCTGAAGTGTTGATGGTGGTGACATTTGGGCATATGCAGTAGTTCATGcacacaaatctgtgtgtgtgtgtgtgtgtgtgtgtgtgtgtgtgtgtgtgtgtgtgtgtgtacctctcaCTGAGACGCCCTGGTTCttcactctcttcctccctctcttgtcATCGAAGATCGTCTCAATCTTGTTGACGTACTGTTTTGTACAACACAGATACTCATCAGCCCCATAATTTCACAGCCATTACAGAATCATGATTACAGGGAATCAAGATATAACAGACTCTAAGAACATAATTACGTTATAgattgtcattttcttttacatctaCATTCCTGCATTCTTCTGTTAATGAGAGAACACAACTGAATTTGACAGTGGAGTCTGGAACTTTCAGATGAGAAAGgtgtgttttgtggttttcaACTGATcaaaaacactgctgcagtgtgaaatTGTTCTGTTCAGTCTGTCAATATGTTGGGGATCAATAACAGGTTTTAAACTTATTTTCAATATTGACAGTGAGGCAGCCCCTGTTTAAACTTGACTCACAGATTGTGATTCTGAATGTAaagaggttaaaaaaagaagaagtagtAGTAGAAGAAATAAATGATTCAGTTCGTTTTTAAAGAACCTGTTGTCAAATGTAGGACCTTATCTCCCAAGCACAACTGTTCTTATCTCCTACTACCTCGCTTCTTAATTTTCACAGAATAGATTTAAATTTAGGTTGCAGTATTTTCCGTGACATTTTTGTTAATATAAGTGTAACTGCAGATTCAGATGAGTAGATTATCAAGAAAATCCAAAAtacagatggacggacagacggacagacagggATTATACAAGTGCAAACTAGTGTCAATCAAGCTGAAATGTGACGTTTGACGACATCAAAGTGTTGTGACTCAGTTCGAAAGAAACATGTTACAATGGCGATACGTTTGCAACCTGTCGAAGATGTACGCCACCTCCTTCCCACTGTCAGCTGGGACTCAGCAGGCACTTTACACAGGATCTTACAATATTATAAAGAAACCGAACAGTTCCCACTATGAGCAAACACTTGGCAACAGTGGAGAGATAAAACTCCTTTTTAACAGGGAGAATCCTCAAGTAGAGCCGAACTCAACTTTTTGGTATTTGtcaaataatgataataatataattgttCTTCATCCAACAGCTTTCCAGATATATAtgacactaaagctgctttcagacatccaCTGAACTCATTTTCCctggaggaggtgtatgtgtgaacgcaaatgtctgagtgagagccgCCGCAGTTTGTGCAGACTTTGTCCGCCGGGCCCCCGAGTACACAAccagcagaaagtctgcagaatccGATGTGTTCGCACAGCGGGGGAATCCCTGCAGGAATCACCATgaacgagtgggggggggttgatgacacttCAAACACGCCgcagacgcaaaaatgaaagaaaaccaaaagaaaacaaatatatccagataaagatgtcaagagagtttgtggtgataggAGCCGGCATCGGTGTCGATGTCGGCTcctatcaccacaaactctcttctgCGGAGAACCTTCACAGGACATGTATGAAAACGGCTTAAGTCTGTTTCATTACTGTACCTTAGCCTTTAAGTTCCTCCCTGTCCACACTGTTTCCACTGCCATTGGTCGTATGTTTGAATTCAAGTCTGAATTCTAGTGAAGCAGTCAAACTAAACGTACGTCTACCCCTATCTGTTTCTTTCAGCATCCTCTCCTTCCTGCGCAACATGGCACCGCCTCCTTCCTCGTTGCACAACTCTTCGTTGTTCTATCATACCACAGTGACATACAACGGTTTGTGAAAACATGGAAGTATCACTTACGTGAGGTGTCCTCTGTATTTTTTGAGTGCTTGTGCGCCGCGGTGCAGCAGGTTTGGGAGTTTCTGCGAGCGTTGAGGATTTGGACACTTGGTAGCCCTTCCGCTCCCCTTTGCTGGCGTAACCTTGCAACGTCTGGGGTTTAGGAGGCAGCTGGAAGACATGGACAGTGGAGTTATCTCTGGTTTTAGATAATGATATAGTGTCAAACTACAgcccttccttcctcctccatcacaaTCTCCGGTTGTGCACGGATCATCTgatataaagaaataataaaaatgctcGTGTTCTGTGAGAGGAAGACGTTCTTCTCTTACCTTCGGGACTTGAGGCCTTGCGATAGGTAGACACATGGGAGATATCTTAATATCCTCATAGGGGTCATCTCTGGTCACTTCACCTGAGGGAACACGGAGTGATTGGAGAGATAAGACATGCTGGATCAGCGTTATACACAGCGGACACTGGGAAATGATTTCACCAGAACCTGATGCAGGCTTTCCTCTCATGACAGCAATTGACTGAGGTGTCTGGTGTGGATACAGAAGTGGGGCACTTTATTCCTTAAATAGTTTTGACCTTTATGTTTCTTTGTGGTTATGTGGTTTTGATATTTGAGTTCTAACAATTTGCATAATGGCACTATCCAATGGATATTGATGCAGAAATCAGTATCTGCATCAATATCTATCTAATGCCATTGGAGTTGACCTAACTGAAGTGCTTAACGCAGATGAAGAagtcttaaaaaatatatttttactagATATGCACCTGTTCCCTTGACAATCATGAAACATTTTAACTGGAATTTGTATTGTACACTTGCTAAAGGTGTGATAAAATaggtaaacaaacaaaggcaCATGACAAAGACAATTTATACATTCAGGCATACATTAAATTCCTCTAACCTAAACccatgcaaatgaaaacatgcgattaaaacagtaaatgtgATAAATCTATTTACTGATTCCAGAaattcctctgtctgtctgtatgggGCACTTTTGTCCTTCACACTTTGcgtgtgtattgttaatgggGAACAGGAAAGTGCGGTGTTGAATTaggtgcgatttggacacatgatacgtTCATTATTATAAACTTTGTGTAAACAGGGGCCTTTCTGGGGTTGGGTGTGTAGTATGGAACCAGTGTCAAATTTGTTCTTTAATCCGTGCAATATAAGTTACACTTCCACAAAAATAAAGACTGACTTATTTTAAGTGAGCTGAACACACAGGTAAGAGCCACGTTTCCATGGTAACTACCAGTGCTACACTACcatatgttttttgttgtgttacatGCTGCCATTTAGCTGTTGAATTATctatagaaaataaacaatttctgTGATAAAGTGATAAACTTTGTATGAACAGGTGATCAGTGCTCTGTAACAGCTGTGGCTGAGATTCATGGGACAGGGGACATTGTCGATCATGAACAGCAAGTTCACAGCAACTGATTCTCCTGTCGGGCTCTGCcttctgagtcgagcttcaaTGAACTTGGAATAAACCGGTGAACGGTGGGCGAGCACGAATTATTTATTACAAACTACttgtttctattattattttatttaaaataattcctGCACTCTTCAAAGACACACATCTTTTGCAAATAGAGGATCATCTTTTTATATATTCCATATTTTATATGTTAAGAGGAAATCAGATAGGATGTTAAAAGTTAAGATATTACTTTATCCATTAACTATTGCTTTTAATTGGCGCAACTGAGCATGATTGATGGTTTAATCCAAAtgccaacattttaaaaacctgctaTTTAGTGTCTATAATGCTGATACCAGTCCTGCTACTATGcagtattttaaagaaattaaaagcaTGGCATGAGCCTGGAATAATTTCAAATTCCAAGTACAATTTGTTAGAGTGTTAAAAGGACATGACAGACAGACGTTCAGGATAATGATCAAGATCTCTGGAAGTTCATTCACAGCCTGATCTTCTTCAGTGTATAAGACCCAGGGAGTGTAACTTACAGAGAATGTCCTCGTAAATACTGTCTTCAGAGTATGCATGGTAAAGGCCGGAGCGCCTCGCCTCTCCTCCCAGCGTGCCTTGCTTGGCTGTCAGACGAGCTGCATCCTCGTACTCAAAGGACttcctgtggggggggggagggaagagaaggCAGTGAGAAAGAGGGTTCTGGCTGTTGTCCTTAAAATAGCCAGCATACGTTTGTTTACACTGCGTGTCTACTGTGCAGCTAGTGTTCCACCACTAAATTCCTTATGTTGATATCAAACATAGCAGGACACAGAGCATGTGATAAAGTGTCATGACAGGAAATGACTGAGCGTACGGTACAgaagctgtaaaacaaaaagcaaacaaaaagaaagagtgtGACAGGATTTAGACGGAGACAGCTGTCTGCAATATATCATATGTCATCTTATAACCTTTTAAAGTAAAGGAAAGATGCAGCTGTCGTCCAGTTATTgattagttattattatcattattgtattattaGTTGGTAATTAGTTCATATTGACCCTCAACTCTTCTGTAAAGTTTCCGATTGTTAACGGGTTGTGTTTgattatgtatgtgtgtgtgtgtgtgtgaattcaatcaagctgcaccaaattccacacactcactgacacacagctcACGTGGCGGATTAtttcatcaaacaaacaaatcaactaacaaacaaacagactgggTTGACAAGATAAACTCATCGCTGAAATAATAAACTGAGGctcagctcaacacacacagagggagcgACAAAtattatccatccattcattaagtgaataaaatgtacaacaaaTCCTCCATCTGTTTGTATAAGTGAAGAGTAAAGCAATGTTCCTCAAAGGCAAAGATCATTTATCATACTGTAACTACACTTATGGTTTTTACAATACAActatgtttaaatatttatttttcttccactCTAATAAGTGTATATGTAATGAGCTATACATCATAAAGCGcacattttgttgatttaaaaaaaagagtaaataCACCCTGCAGTAAACAGAGATCAGTACATTAATCTTTCCTGTTGCGTTTAATTTCATGAATTTCTATCAGATATCAAATCGTGCAAATGCTTTCTGTAGCCAGACCCTGTAGGGGACTTTCTAATCTAGATTTACCCCCCCTCTTCCTTCCAAGATCCTAATGTGATCTACCTAGAGATGTTTAATGATATTCAGATCAGTGGATTGTGAGGGCCGGTGCCAAAGCTTCAGATTGTGTCTCTTGAAGTGCTGCACTTACACTCAGATGTCAGTTCACGAGTCATGAATCATGACACACACCTACCACAACTAAGGCAATCGGATTCTGGAACTGAGACTAAAAGTGTGATGCAAACTTTCACAATCAGGTATCACAGCACAGGAAGATGGAACAGCGATACCACAAATACAACCTGCTGCCAACACTTCTCGAGCACTTTACTGATataacaaaacacattattcatTTCACAATCAACAATATAACATGTAGTGTCATAGATGTTATTATTCCATTTATGGCAAGATGTATCTACACATTACACATATTGAATTGTCCTCCACGTGCATGTGTCAAGGGACTATTTTGGTCCAATCATGACTGAGCGATGATCATCATGCCTGCGGTAAAATTTAGGTCTAGTTTAATTAGTGCAGGATGGATAATAACTCTTGACACAGCAGAAGCCCGCAAACATTCAGGTCAGCAAATCggtgcagagacagacagacaagtaAACAAAGTACTTAACACTGCATCTGTGGTAGATCCCGCTGTAGTGGGTGTCACATTCTGCCAcgattaaacacacacacgcacacacactggaaaacaATACCAGCCACGTTGGTAACCAGCAACCGAGTGTATACACGCACAATTGTTCTcctaaataaaaatacaaaatatgacTGGGTGGGGTTAAGGATTTGGTTGGGGATATTTTGTGTGAGTCAAATCTGGCAACACTGACCTGAGAGCAGTGGAACAGGACTACAAGAAAGGACTACTCCAGAGGAGTATCGAACACCCTGGTTCACAGACTGAGTCATGCTGGTCATGTGAAATTTCCTGTTTCACAGGTTGCAAAGACTTGATTTAAAATCTAGCTGTATTCTAGttattcatttgtgtttataaGCAGTTAGCCCTACTAAGCAGTTACTCCCCATATTAAAAATGTGTAGCTAAGTGGCTTaatctgattttgtttttcaacttaTATTTTATCATAAACTGTGCACATCTTTGCTCATTAGTTTGTTCTGTAACAAACTCCTTGAAAATAACACTGGGACATGACAGTCCCAGAGACAGAGAGTATTATAAGTCGCATCACCTACTTTCTGAACTGACTGTGTactgattgtgttgttttgacagaatacgtgtgtgcgtgtgcttgtgcgtgtgtgcgtgcgtgtgtgcgtgtgtgtgtgtgtgtgtgtgtgtagatgatGACCCTGGACCAGTGGCTGGTGAGGAACTAGGCCAATAGAGACAATAGAGAACAATGCTGCCAGatatcatgtgacatcacacatgGACCCCAGCCAGAAATTACAGTCTGACAGTCCCCTCCTCAAATCTGCCCTAAAAACAATCTGCCGTCCAAAGCAAGAGAACAATTGCAATGGgaatttttaagtttaaatctctaatattctttctttaaaaacatactaaaatataaaaaattatgtAACGTGTATTCTTTCAACCCAAACTATCTAACGAGACTCACCTGTTCTTCTTGTGCCTTGAAAGCCCATTGGTCTTTGCAActggacatggaggaggagggaagctAGGTGGGTGGGCGACCCTCTTACTCCCCGCGTTGGAGTGGTTTTTATGAGGGGATCTTCTGTCCCATTGCGCCGTGTGCCCtgagatgttgttgttgttggctgCTCGATACGTAAATGTCCGCTGAGGTTTAGGAGGAGGCTGAGATTCACCTGAAGACTCCCTGCCTCTTTCCCAGTGCAGTCTGTCTCCCTCCAGCTTACGCCAGAAACCGCGTGAGGTGTAGAAGTTCCCCGCAGGCATGTTGTCTTCTTGGTCATCAGTTGACAGAGGTAGAGGTTTAGAAACTACTTGAACCTCCAAGATGCATTCGATTGTTTCGTCTTCATTGGCAGGGAATTTATGTTTAGCAGTAGAGTTAGCAGTGTTAGCCTCCACTTTTTGAGATGCAAATGTTTGTGCTGCAAGTGGTTTATTTCCTGGGGGCTTGGTTGAAAGTCCAGTGGAGCATTTCTGCAGAGGTTCCGACTTTCTACCAACCACACGATGTCCAGCTTGTGCTGGGGATTCCCGGAAATCTAAGCCCAAACTCTTCGCTTTTGAGTGGTTGGCTTTCGCGTGAAGCCCCCCTCTTGAGCCCTCGTTGGTATATCCATTTCGCAGGAGATCCTCAGACAGAGTTCGGGATAGGGTCGGATGGTGTGCTTTCACTCCGACATCCTGGCTGCTGTCCAGTTGACTGCGACCTTCCCACTGGGAGATCTTCTCCCTGATGTTAATTTTCTTCTCGTGAGGAGGGGGTCTCCCCGGCGGCCGACCCTGCCATGCCACAGTGGCCCCTTTCTGCAGGCGATCGACCTCACCACCCCCTTGCCTGCCCTGCTCCAGCCTCAGAGCCAGCATGttgagaggtgggggggggcaaaTGTCAGCTCACCCTCAGTTCTCCATTAGGGTATGAATCAAGTATTTCCTCGCCAAAGCGGGCAGTAAAATCCACGATATCAGGTATTACTCAGTTCAGAAATGATCAGCAAAAACCAGAGCGCCACAAGATTTATGGCTGAAACTGTCTCTGCGTGTCCTCTTGTGCTAGCAGAGTGTCATTATCCCCTCGTCTCCATTTGTAAACAACCTGAAAAGAAGTCAACCGACAAAAATTAGACATCAATCACTCTGCACTTAAAAAACAAGTCCAgacaacacacagcaggatgAAAGGGATACTGAGGTAACACAGGGGGACACAGTTACTTTTGAAACATCACGCATCTTAAACTATCTACAAGGAGTAGGCATGGGCAGAGAGAGGATCAGGAAGGATGGGATCTTGTCAAGGTCGGTCGCCAAAAATTAATTCGGTGAGAAAAAAGATAACACAGTAGCAGGAACCAGATTTCTGT contains:
- the dennd2c gene encoding DENN domain-containing protein 2C isoform X1, with the protein product MLALRLEQGRQGGGEVDRLQKGATVAWQGRPPGRPPPHEKKINIREKISQWEGRSQLDSSQDVGVKAHHPTLSRTLSEDLLRNGYTNEGSRGGLHAKANHSKAKSLGLDFRESPAQAGHRVVGRKSEPLQKCSTGLSTKPPGNKPLAAQTFASQKVEANTANSTAKHKFPANEDETIECILEVQVVSKPLPLSTDDQEDNMPAGNFYTSRGFWRKLEGDRLHWERGRESSGESQPPPKPQRTFTYRAANNNNISGHTAQWDRRSPHKNHSNAGSKRVAHPPSFPPPPCPVAKTNGLSRHKKNRKSFEYEDAARLTAKQGTLGGEARRSGLYHAYSEDSIYEDILCEVTRDDPYEDIKISPMCLPIARPQVPKLPPKPQTLQGYASKGERKGYQVSKSSTLAETPKPAAPRRTSTQKIQRTPHYVNKIETIFDDKRGRKRVKNQGVSVREETSGTESDPEDNSKAGSRRSVYIQSTLKRRPGYRTLEKDLIQLQQQQLFQIFVVVSLRKGSPGNTYSPEITQQFPKMFEKSSRISKEAEDQLKVIPKFCFPDSLEWKPCAHMPSETFSFVLTGEDGSRWFCYCRKILPSGKGKRLPEVHCIVSKLGCFNLFAKILEEVERRREISPALVYPFMRSVMEAPFPAPGRTVTIKSFLPGSGNEVLTLCRPVDSRLEHVDFDSLLQCLSVGRLLQVFASLLLERRVIFIADKLSVLSRCSHAVLALLYPFTWQHTFVPVLPASMLDISCSPTPFLIGVLAPCLPQLLELPIEEVLIVDLCADKFVIQLDDEDCILPSKLQAALQQILEERADILRQEDGDRLGGQPDDLSSLVSEGFVRLFVELVGHYPFHMVESSNGSREFQRDNFRKSHPSRGVRQFLQLFMDTQMFAGFIQDKELRKAGGRGLFEVRVAEYLDSYPEQEPSGVNKFLKGLGNKMKLLQIK
- the dennd2c gene encoding DENN domain-containing protein 2C isoform X2, whose translation is MLALRLEQGRQGGGEVDRLQKGATVAWQGRPPGRPPPHEKKINIREKISQWEGRSQLDSSQDVGVKAHHPTLSRTLSEDLLRNGYTNEGSRGGLHAKANHSKAKSLGLDFRESPAQAGHRVVGRKSEPLQKCSTGLSTKPPGNKPLAAQTFASQKVEANTANSTAKHKFPANEDETIECILEVQVVSKPLPLSTDDQEDNMPAGNFYTSRGFWRKLEGDRLHWERGRESSGESQPPPKPQRTFTYRAANNNNISGHTAQWDRRSPHKNHSNAGSKRVAHPPSFPPPPCPVAKTNGLSRHKKNRKSFEYEDAARLTAKQGTLGGEARRSGLYHAYSEDSIYEDILCEVTRDDPYEDIKISPMCLPIARPQVPKLPPKPQTLQGYASKGERKGYQVSKSSTLAETPKPAAPRRTSTQKIQRTPHYVNKIETIFDDKRGRKRVKNQGVSVREETSGTESDPEDNSKGSRRSVYIQSTLKRRPGYRTLEKDLIQLQQQQLFQIFVVVSLRKGSPGNTYSPEITQQFPKMFEKSSRISKEAEDQLKVIPKFCFPDSLEWKPCAHMPSETFSFVLTGEDGSRWFCYCRKILPSGKGKRLPEVHCIVSKLGCFNLFAKILEEVERRREISPALVYPFMRSVMEAPFPAPGRTVTIKSFLPGSGNEVLTLCRPVDSRLEHVDFDSLLQCLSVGRLLQVFASLLLERRVIFIADKLSVLSRCSHAVLALLYPFTWQHTFVPVLPASMLDISCSPTPFLIGVLAPCLPQLLELPIEEVLIVDLCADKFVIQLDDEDCILPSKLQAALQQILEERADILRQEDGDRLGGQPDDLSSLVSEGFVRLFVELVGHYPFHMVESSNGSREFQRDNFRKSHPSRGVRQFLQLFMDTQMFAGFIQDKELRKAGGRGLFEVRVAEYLDSYPEQEPSGVNKFLKGLGNKMKLLQIK